A stretch of Ursus arctos isolate Adak ecotype North America unplaced genomic scaffold, UrsArc2.0 scaffold_4, whole genome shotgun sequence DNA encodes these proteins:
- the NCBP2 gene encoding nuclear cap-binding protein subunit 2 isoform X3, which yields MGLDKMKKTACGFCFVEYYSRADAENAMRYINGTRLDDRIIRTDWDAGFKEGRQYGRGRSGGQVRDEYRQDYDAGRGGYGKLAQNQ from the exons ATGGGCCTGGATAAGATGAAGAAAACAGCATGTGGGTTCTGCTTTGTGGA ATACTATTCAAGAGCAGATGCAGAAAATGCCATGAGGTACATAAATGGAACTCGTCTGGATGACCGGATCATTCGCACGGACTGGGACGCAGGCTTTAAGGAGGGCAGGCAGTATGGCCGTGGGAGATCTGGGGGCCAG GTACGAGATGAGTATCGGCAGGACTATGATGCTGGCAGAGGCGGCTATGGAAAACTGGCCCAAAACCAGTGA